The DNA sequence GCGGTCCAGAGGGCCTGGATGCCGTACATGCTGGAGCCGTCGCCGACCACGCCGATCACCTTGCGGTCCGGCCGGGCGAGCGCCGCGCCGACCACACCCGGGACGCCGTACCCGAGCGTGCCGCTGGCGACCGTGAGGAAACCCGTGTCGGTCGAGGCGATCGGCAGGTGGTCGTGCAGGACACCGCGGTGGCTCGGCGCCTCCTCGACGACGATCGCGTTGTCCGGCAACAGGTCCGCGAGCGTCGAGTAGACGAACTCACCGGTCAGCGTCTCGCCGCTCGGCTTCGCGGGACGCTCCAGCGGCGCGGGCGCGGGCCGGCTCGTCTCACCCACGGCGTCGACGACCGCGCGGATACCGAGCTTCAGCGTGGCGCGGATCCCGGTGCCTTCGAACGCGCGCGCGAGGATCTGCTCGTCGTCGCTGAGGATGAACAGCGGCGGCAGCGGAGCTTCCCCGCGGCCGCGGTCGACGTGGTAGGTGAAGGCGGGCGCGCCGAGCACGACGACGAGGTCGTGCTGCGCGAGCCGGTCGGAGACGGCGCCGCGCTCGGGGTCGAGGAAGCCTTGGAACAGCGGGTGGTTCTCGGGGAACGAGCACCGGGACGACATCGGCGCGACCCACACGCCGGCGTTGACGCGCTCGGCGAGGGCGATCGTCTCTTCGACGGCGCCGTCCTGGTCGACGGCCCCGCCGACGACGATGGCGGGCCGTTCGGCGGCCTCCAGCGCGGCGGCGAGTTCGGCGACGGCCTCGGGATCCGGTGCGAAGCCCCGGATCCGCGCCCGGTTGATCATCGGGCGTTCGGTGGTGGCGGTCCAGTCGTCGGCCGGGACGGACACGAAGACCGGACCGGACGGCGCCTGCGTCGCGATGTGGTAAGCGCGGGCGAGCGCGGCCGGGACGTCTTCGGCGGTCGCGGGCTCGATCGACCACTTCACGTACGGCTTCGGGAATTCGGGGGCGTCCATGGCGCCGAGGAACGGATCGTGCGGCAGCAGGGAGCGGCTCTGCTGGCCGGCGACGACGATCAACGGCGTCCGGTTCTTGTACGCGGTGTAGAGGCTGCCGAGCCCGTGCCCCACCCCGCCCGCGGAGTGCAGGTTGACGAGCACGGCCTTGCGCGCGGCCTGGGAGTAGGCCTCGGCCATCGCCACAACGGCGGACTCCTGCAGGCCGAGGATGTAGTCGAAGTCGTCCGGCCAGTCGGTCAGGAACGGGACTTCGGTCGTGCCGGGATTGCCGAACACCGTGGTGAGGCCGAGGTCGCGGAGGAGTTCACGGGTGGCGTCCAGCACCGTACGCTTGATCATGCCCACAGACTAACGCTTAGCCTTGCGAAGGAAAGCCCCCAAAAGGCCGCCCCGACGCCGGTGAGCGGGCGATCCGCTCCGGACGCGCCGCCCGGATCCCGGGGGATTTCCCCCATGTCGCGCGAGCTCGCCGTCGGTAGCGTGGCGAGCACGACAAGGGGGTCAGATGAGACCATTCGGGAAAACCCTGGCGGTGCTGACTGCGGCACTCGCCGCCACCACGCTGGGCACCGGGATCGCGGACGCGGGCCAGGACGGCGGCAGGGCCGTCCTCCGCTACACCGAACACGGCGTCCCGCACATCGTCGCGAAGGACTTCGCCGGGCTCGGTTACGGGTACGGCTTCGCGGCGGCGACCGACAACGTCTGCGAGCTCGCGAACATCTACCTGACGGTGACCGCGCAGCGTTCGAAGTACTTCGGCCCGGAGGGCGAGGGGTACCCGTCCCTGTCCGAAGCGGGCAGCAACCTGCACAGCGACCTGTTCTTCCAGCGGATCAACGACTCCCACGTCGTCGACCGGCTGGTCGCGCAGCCCGCGCCGCTCGGGCCGCGGCGCGAGGTCCGCGACATCGTCTCCGGCTACGTCCGGGGGTTCAACGCCTACCTCGCCCGCACCGGCCGGGCCGGGATCTCCGACCCGGCCTGCCGCGGCGCGGACTGGGTCCGGCCGATCACCGAGCAGGACTTCTACCGGCACTACTACGCCATCGCGATCACCGGCGGACAGGGCGCGATCACCGACGGCCTGTTCACCGCGCCACCCACCACGAGCGCGACACCGGCCCCCGGCACGGCGGATCAGCTCGCGACGCGCGTCCGGGAGACGCTCGGCGGCGGCGGGCTCGGCAGCAACGGGATCGCGATCGGCGCCGACAGCACCGCGGCCGGCAAGGGCAGTGTGCTGCTCGGCAACCCGCACTACCCGTGGCACGCCGGGCGCCGGTTCTGGCAGAGCCAGCTGACCATCCCGGGCCGGTTCGACGTGGCCGGCGCGAGCCTGCTCGGCATGCCGTTCATCCAGATCGGGCACACCGCCGACGCGGCCTGGACGCACACCGTGTCCACGCCGATCACCTTCGGCCTGTTCGAAGTGCCGCTGAAGCCCGGCGACCCGACGACCTACCTGGTCGACGGCAAGGCCGAGAAGATGACTTCGCGCGACGTCTCGGTCCAGGTGCGCCAGGCCGACGGCTCGCTGAAGCCGGTCCGGCAGACGTTCTGGTCGACGCGGTACGGGCCGGTGATCGGCGACGTCGCCGGGATCCCGGTGCCGTGGACGGCGAAGTCGGCGTACGCGGTGCGCGATGCCAACGCGACGAACCTGCGCGGCCTCAACACCTGGTTCGAGCTCGACCAGGCGCGCAGCACGGCGGACATCACCCGCGCGCTGAGCAGCACCCAGGGGGTGCCGTGGGTCAACACCATCGCCACCGACCGGGCGGGCCACGCGCTGTACTCCGACGTCCAGGTCGTCCCGCACGTCACTGATGAGCAGGCGAAGACGTGCAGCACTCCGCTGGGGCAGCAGACGTTCCCGGCCGAAGGACTGTCCATCTTGGACGGTTCGAAGTCGTCGTGCGGCTGGGGTTCCGACCCCGGCGCGGTGGAGCCGGGCATCTTCGCGCCGTCGCGGCTGCCGCAGCAGCAAAGCCGGGACTACGAGCTGAACACGAACGACAGCGCGTGGCTCGCGAACGCGGCCACCCCGATCACCGGCTACCCGCGGATCGCCGGCGACATCGGCACCGAACGCTCACCGCGGACCCGGGAAGCGCTGCTGAGCGCCGAAAAGGGCGGGTTCACGACGGACTCGATGAAGCAGCTGCTCTTCGCCGACCACAGCCTGCTCGCCGACCTGACGGCGGCGGACCTGGCGAAGCTGTGCGCGTCGTTCCCCGGCGGGCAGGCCCCGTCGTCGACCGGCCCGCAGCCGGTCGGGCCCGCGTGCGCGGCCCTGGCGAAGTGGGATCACACGTACTCGCTCGACAGCCGCGGTTCGCTGCTGTTCCACCGGTTCACCGTCCGGCTCGGCGGCGCGGCGCGGTTCACCGTGCCGTTCGACCCGAAGGCCCCGGTGACCACACCGAACACGCTGAACACGGCGGATCCCGGCGTGCAGAAGGCGTTCGGGGACGCGCTGGCCGACCTCGGCAAGGCCGGGCTCGCGCCGGACGCGCCGCTGCGGGACGGCCAGGCCGTCACCCGCAATGGCGAGCGGATCCCGATCCACGGCGGACCGGGGCAGCTCGGCATCCTCAACGTGATGACGCCGCTGTGGGACCCCTCGCGTGGGGTCGTCGACATCCAGCACGGGTCCAGCTACATCCAGGTGGTCGGGTTCAGCGGGCACGCGTGCCCCGACTCCTCGACGGTGCTGACCTACTCGCAGTCGGCGAACCCGAAGTCGCCGTACTTCAGTGACCAGACGAAGCTCTACAGCCGGGGTCAGTGGGTGAAGGACCGCTTCTGCGAAGCCGACATCCTGCGCTCCCCCGCGCTGCGGGTCGTCGTCCTGCGGTGAGTCAGGGCTGGGGCTGCTGCTGGCTCGCGAGGGTGCCGGCCGCCAGCCGGCGGGCGACGTCCTTGCGCAGCCACAGCAGCCACAGCCAGACCGCCAGGAAGATCACGCCCAGCACGGCGATCGCGGGCAGCCAGAACACCAGCGCGATCAGCACGACCTGCAGCGCGAGGAGCACCGGGACCGTCCACGGCCGCTTGACGAACCCGCAGAGGACGACGTGCAGGAGCGCGACGCCCAGCACGGTCCAGCCGGTGCCGGTGCCGATCCCGCCGCCCAGCTTGTTCACCACCGGCAGCGCGAGGGCGACGGTGATGCCCTCCAGGATCAGCATCCCCGACATCACGCCGCGGAACCCCTTCATCGGGTCCTTCGGCTTCGGTGCGGTTTCCGTGGTTTCCGGGGTCTCACTCACGCCGGCTCCTTCCCGAACAGCGTGCGCGCCTCGCCCGCGGTGACGACCGAGCCGGTGACCAGCACGCCGCCGCCCGCGAGGGCCTCTTCGGGGTCGTCACTGCTCTCCACCAGCGCGATCGCCGTCTCCACGGCGGTCTGCAGATCGGTCTCGGCGACGACCCGGTCTTCCCCGAAGATCGAGATCGCCAGGTCGTTGAGCTCTTCCAGCGGCATCGACCGCGGGGACGAGTTGCGTGTGACGACGACGTCGGACAGCACCGGCTCCAGCGCGTCGAGGATGCCGCGCGCGTCCTTCTCGGCCATCACGCCGACGACGCCGACCAGGCGGCGGAAGGCGAACTCCTCGGCCACGGTCGCGGCCAGCGCGCGGGCGCCGTGCGGGTTGTGCGCGGCGTCGAGCAGCACGGTCGGCGCCGCGCGGACCCGCTCGACCCGGCCCGGGTTCTCGACCTCCGCGAACGCCTCGCGCACGGCCTCCATGACCAGCTGCTTGTCTTTGCCCGCACCGAAGAACGCCTCGACCGCGGCCAGCGCGAGCGCGGCGTTCTGGGCCTGGTGGGCGCCGTGCAGGGGCAGGAAGATCTCGTCGTAGACGCCGCCGAGGCCCTGCAGCTTCAGCATCTGCCCGCCGACGGCGATCTCGCGCTCGAGCACGCCGAACTCGCTGCCGGCGCGCGCCACCGCGGCGTCGACCTCGACGGCGCGGTCCAGCAGCACCTTCAGGACCTCGGGGTCCTGCTCGGCGATCACCGCGACGGACCCGGGCTTGATGATCCCGGCCTTCTCCTTGGCCGCGCCGAGGATGTCGGGGCCGAGGTACTCGATGTGGTCGAGGCCGATCGGCGTGATGACGGCGATCTCGGCGTCCGCGACGTTCGTCGCGTCCCAGGCGCCGCCCAGGCCGGCTTCGACCACCGCGGCCTCGACGGGCGCGTCGGCGAAGGCGGCGAAGGCCATCCCGGTGAGGATCTCGAACTTGCTCATCGCCACGCCGTCCGCGGCGGCACCGTCCACCATGGCCACGTACGGCGCGAGGTCGTGCCACAGCTCGGCGTAGCGCGCGGCGGAGATCGGGTGGCCGTCGAGCGCGATCCGCTCGGTGACCAGCTGCAGGTGCGGGCTGGTGTAGCGGCCGACACGCAGGCCCATCCGGGTCAGCAGCGCGTCGATCATCCGGGCGGTGGAGCCCTTGCCGTTCGTGCCGGCCACGTGCAGCACCGGGTAGCCGCGGTTCGGCTCGCCCAGCAGCTGGACCAGCGCGGAGATGCGGGCCAGCGACGGCTCGATCTTCGTCTCCGGCCAGCGCTGGTTCAGCTCGGCCTCGACGGCCATCAGCTCACGGCGGGCCTCGGGGCCGTCCGGGTGGCCGTACGCCTCGGGTATGCCCTGGTCGTCGAGTTCGTGCAGCTCGGCGTCCTCGGCGGTGATCATGTCGGGCACCGGGCCGGTGGCGAGGTTGTCGCCCAGCTGGCCGATCCCGCCGATCCCGCCGCGCGCGCCGCCACCCGCGTCGAACGCGGTGTCCCGCGCGTTCAGCTCGGGGTCGGTGTCGTCGTCGTCCTCGTACCCCTGGGCGCCCAGCTCGTCGACGCCCGCGAAGCTGTCCAGATCCGACAGGTCCGGCCTGCGACCTGTCTCATCCTGCGGCACTGAATCTCCTCCGGCCTGGGGTTTTCGCACTTGCCCGTCGAGTCTACGTGCGCGATTGGTGGCACTCTCGACGCATGCCGTTCAACCACAACGACCACTACCACCCGCTGCTGCTGGACCAGCTGCCGCCGGGGCCGGGGATCGCGCTGGACGTCGGCTGCGGCACCGGCCGGTTCGCGCGGCGGCTGGCCGCGACCGGGATGGCGGTGGAGGCCCTCGACGTGTCGGCGGCCATGGTGGAAGCGGCGTCGGGCCTCGGGTCGCCGGGCCCGGGCAAGATCGTCTACCGGCAGGCGGACGTCACCACCGACGACCTGCCGGAGCAGCACTACGACTACATCTCGTGCCTCGCGTCCCTGCACCACGTGCCGTTCGGCACGGTCACCAAGCTGCGCCGCGCCCTGGTGCCGGGCGGGGTGCTCGTGGTGCTGACCCCGGCCCGGCCGAGCGGCCCGCGGGACTGGCTGCGGGAGCTGGCGGCGGTGCCCGCGAACGCGCTGGCCCGGCTGGTCGTCTACGCCGGCGAGCGGCTCAACGGCGGCGGGGACGACGGGCCACGGGCCCCCACGCAGGCCCGGTTCCCCTCGGTCGCCGAGGTGCGGCGCGACGCGGCCCGGCTGCTGCCCGGGAGCACGGTCCGGCCCTTGCTGTTCTGGCGCACCCTGATCACTTACCGTGAGCCAGAAGTCGATCACCCGTTGTGACACCACGGGCGGGTGAAGTCCGCCCCCGCACCACCCCGTGCTCGCTAGATGTGGAGGGAGTTTTTCTCAGAACAGAACGGGGTTTTCATGCGCATCACCCGGCTGCTCGTCGCCGTCGTCTCGGCAGCCATCCTGCTTCCCGCGTCCGCCACCGCGGCGTCGGCGGCGCTCTCGGTTTCTCGCATCCACCACTACGTCGCTCTCGGCGACTCCTACACCTCGGGGCCGTTCATCCCGGTCCAGCGGACCGACCCGCTCGGCTGCGGGAGGTCGACGGCGAACTACCCGTCGGTGCTGGCGGACGCGCTCCGCGTCGGCGACTTCGACGACGTCAGCTGCGCCGGCGCCGACACCACGAACATGACCCGGCCGCAGTCGGTGCCGTTCAACGGCACCAACCCGCCCCAGCTGGGCGCCCTGCGGATCGACACCGACCTGGTCACCCTCGGCATCGGCGGCAACGACTTCGGCGTCTTCGGCGGCATCGTCGGGACGTGCCCGGGCCTGCGGGCCGGCGACCCGACCGGCAGCCCGTGCGAAGAGCACTTCACGCCCAACGGCGTCAACACGGTGAAGACGGCCATCGGGAACATCGAGCCGCGCGTCGAGGCCGTGCTCGCCGCCATCCACCAGCGCTCGCCGGGCGCGCGGGTGCTGGTCGTCGGCTACCCGCGGATCGCGCCGCCGAGCGGCTACTGCCCGGACGTCCTGCCGTTCGCCGACGGCGACTACGGCTGGCTGAACGAGGTCGAGCAGGAGCTGAACCAGGCCCTGTCGGACGCCGTCGACGCGGACGGCAAGGCCACCTACGTGGACACGTTCGGCCCGTCCCGCGGGCACGACGCCTGCGCCCGCGGCGGCTCGGCGTGGATCAACGGCAAGAACCAGAACGTCTTCGCCGCGGCGGCCTACCACCCGCTGAAGGCAGGCATGGCCGGTGTGGCCGCGGTGGTGCTCAAGCAGGCCCGCTGATTCGCGCGTGAGGGGCACCCTCAGGGACTCTGCGTCCCTGAGGGTGCCCCTCACGGCTTTCGGTCAGACGGAGACCGTCGCGGACACGAAGTCCAGGACCAGCTGGGCGAACTCGTCGGGCAGCTCGGCCGGGGCGCCGTGGCCGGCGTCGATCGTGGCGGCGCGGGCGCCGGGGATCGCCGCCAGCAGGTCGCGCTGCTGGTGGGCCGTGACGATCCGGTCGTGCGCGCTGCCGAGCACCAGCGTCGGCGCGGTGATGGCGCCGAGCACCGGCCGGAGGTCGACGTGACGGTCGGCTTCGGTCTGGCGATCGGTGCCCGGCTGGATCACCTTCGCGAGGTCCGCGACCAGCGCTTCGTTGCCCGCCGCGGTCGCCGTGGACCAGTAGCGCGGGCCGAACGCCATCAGCGGCAGCATCCGGGCGAACGCCGCCGGGCCGTCGGCCAGGAGCTCCAGCCAGTAGCGGAACTCGGCGTCCTGGCGGACGTCGGTGACCGGCCAGGCCGCGTGCAGCACGGCGGAACGCACGCGGTCCGGGTGGGTGCCGGCCAGGTGCGCGGCCACGACGGCGCCGAGCGAGTGCCCGACGACGTGCGCGGCCGCGACCCCGGCGTCGTCCAGCACGGCCAGCACCTCGGCGGCCAGATCGGCGACGTCGACCGGCCCGCCGTGATCGGTGGTCAGCCCGGAGCCGGAGAAGTCCGGGGCGAACACGGTGAAGCGGTCGCGGGCGAGCGCCGTCAGCGGCCCCCACTGCTCGCGGGACGCGGCCGTGCCGTGGAGCAGGAGCAGCGCGGGACCGCGGCCGTCGACGTCGTAGTGCACGGCGGCTTCCCCGCCGGCGAGGGTCACGGGGACGGTGGGCATGGCTTTCCTTCCTCAGACGGCGACGGGGAGGGCGGCGCGCAGGGCCGCGGTGAACGCGCGGGGGTTCTCCTGGTGCGGGATGTGCCCGCAGCCGGCGATGACGTGCACCCGCGCCCCCGGCGTGGCGGCCGCGCAGCTGCGCGGGACCTCCAGGGGGATCTCGGTGTCGAGCTCACCGTGCAGGTAGGCGATCGGGACGGTCAGCTGCGGCAGCCGCGGCCGCGGGTCGTACGTCGTCACCTCGGTGAACAGGTCGTCGCTGTAGACGCTCGAGTCCGCCAGCTGCCGCACGGTCCAGTCGACCACGCCCGGCGAGACACCCGGGGCGAACCAGCTCGGCACCCATTCCGCGAGGGTGCCGATCCGGTCGTCGGCCATCCGTTCGCGCAGGTCGAGGACCTTTTCCCGCATCGCGGCCGCGGGCCAGTAGGCCGGCCCGTCGACCGCGACGACACCGCCGACGAGCTCGGGGCGGGCCAGGGCGACCTCGGTGGCGAAGACCGCGCCGAACGAGGAGCCGACGATCACGGCGCCTTCGATCCCCAGCTCTTCGATCACCGCGGCGACGTCGGCGGCCAGGCCGTCGATCGTGTTGCCCTCGAGCGGGTGATCCGACTTGCCGCACCCGCGCCAGTCGAGGGTGACGACGCGGTGGTCGCGCACCAGGTCGGGCAGGCAGGACTGCCAGGCGCGGCCGCTGGTCCCCCAGCCGTGCAGGAGCAGCAGGGCGGGGCCGGTTCCGGCGTCTTCGTAGTGCAGACGGGTGCCGCGAACGTGCAGGTAGGGCATGTCCGGTTCCTTTCTTCCGGCTTCCAGCCAACCGCCCGGGCGCGGGTTTTCCGATGGGCACTCCGCTCCTACACTGATCACGAACGCTGATGAATGGGGGCACGGTGGAGCTGCGGCAGGTGCGGTACTTCCTCGCGGTCGCCGAGGAGCTGCACTTCGGGCGGGCGGCGGAGCGGCTCCACATCGTCCAGCCCGCGGTGAGCCAGCAGGTGCGGCGCTTGGAACGGGAGCTGGGCGTTTCGCTGTTCGGCCGGACGACGCGGAGCGTGTCGCTGACCGAGGCGGGCCAGCGGTTCCTGCCGCACGCGCGGGCGGTGCTGGCGGCGGCCGATCGCGCGGCCGATTCGGTGGCGGAGTTCCGCGTCTCGGCCACGCTGGTCCGCCTGGGCACGAGCGAAGGCCTCGGCGACCGGCTGGATCTCTTGCTGAACGCGTTCGCCCGTCTCGCGCCTTCGGCTGCGTTGGAGCTGGTCCACGCACCGACAACCCAACGGCTGCAACGCGTCCGCGACGGTTCGCTGGACGCGACGATCGTCCGCGGGTCCTGGCCGGGTTCCGGGCTGGACTTCACTCCCCTGTGGACGGACGAGGTGATGGTCGCCCTGCCCGCGTCGCACCCGCTGGCTTCGTGCGAGGTGGTCGCCTTCGCGGATCTGGCTTCCCTGCCGGCACGCCTGAGCCCGCCTTCACGGAACCAGCCGCTGTACGACCTGGTGCTGTCCTGCTGCCGCGAAGCGGGCTTCGAACCGGTACTGGGCAAGGACTTCACCACCGCACAGGACACCCTGGGTACGCTCGGCTACGGCCGTCCACACTGGACGGTCTTCTACCGCGCGCACGCCAACCTGCTGCCGGTGCCCGGGGTGGCGTTCCGCCCCCTGCGCGACCCGGCACCGCGAATGCCGACGTACCTGGTGACCCGCGCGGACCAGCGGGTGACGCCGGAACTGGTGGCGCTGATCGAAGCCGCCCGCGAGACCGAATCGCGCTGAGCAGCCCCCGTTTTCCACGCTACCGAAGGGGTACGACAATCTCCCGTCGGGAAGCGCATCTTTCCCTAGGAAAGTGGCGTCCGGGGGTTTCGCGAGGCGGCACTTTTCCTACGAAAGTGCCGCCTTTCCACCGTTGGCGTCAGGAAGCCGGGAGGGCGGCCAGGCGGGCGGTGATGCGGTCGATGTCCGCGACCGCCGTTTCCTTGCGGACCTTGATCTTGTCGATCACCGGCGCGGGGGCCTTCGCGATGAACGCCTCGTTGCCGAGCTTGGCCTCCGTCTGGGACAGCTCCTTCTGAGCCGCCGTCAGGTCCTTCTGCAGGCGCTTGCGCTCCGCCTCGACGTCCACCGTGCCCGAGAGGTCCAGTTCCACCGTGACCACGCCGTCCGCCAGGGCCACTTCGAGCGACGCGCTCGCCGCGAACTCGTCCGACGGCGCGGTCAGGCGCACCAGCGACCGGATCGCCTCTTCGTGACCGCCGGTGTAGCCGCCCAAGCGGGCCGCGACCTTCTGGCCCGGCTTGAGGCCCTGGTCGGCGCGGAAGCGGCGGATCTCCGTGGTCAGCTTCTGGACGTCCGCGATGTGCGCGTCGGCGACCGCGTCCGCGTAACCGGCCGCGGGAGCGGGCCACGCCGCGATCACCAGGGACTCGCCGCCGGTCAACGCCGTCCACAGCTTCTCGGTGATGAACGGGATGAACGGGTGCAGCAAGCGCAGCACCGTGTCCAGCACGTGGCCCAGCACCGCGCGAGTGGCGGAAACGCGCGCGTCATCGCCCTGGTACAGCTGGACCTTCGCCAGCTCCAGGTACCAGTCGCACAGCTCGTTCCAGGTGAACTGGTAGAGCGCGCCGGCCACCTTGGCGAACTGGAAGTCCTCGAACAGGCCGTCCACTTCGGACGCCAGCGCGCCGAGGCGGCCGAGGATCCAGCGGTCCGACTCCGTCAGCTCAGCAGCGGGCGGCAGCGGCGCGGCGACCGAGGCGCCGTTCATCATCGCGAACTTGGTGGCGTTCCACAGCTTCGTGCAGAAGTTTCGGGAACCCGCGGCCCACTCGTCGGCCAGCGCCATGTCCGCGCCCGGGTTGGCGCCGCGGGCCAGGGTGAACCGGGTGGCGTCGGCGCCGTAGGCGTCCATCCACTCCAGCGGATCGATCACGTTGCCGCGCGACTTGGACATCTTCTTGCCCTGCGCGTCACGGATGAGCCCGTGCAGGTAGACGTGGTCGAACGGCTGCTGGCCGTCCATCTGCTGCACGCCGAACATCATCATCCGGACGACCCAGAAGAACAGGATGTCGTAACCGGTCGACAGCACGCTGGTCGGATAGAACTTGGCCAGGTCCTCCGACTCGGAGGGCCAGCCCAGCGTCGACATCGGCCACAGGCCCGAGGAGAACCAGGTGTCCAGGACGTCCGGGTCCTGCGTCCAGCCCTCGCCCGACGGCGGCTGCTCGTCCGGTCCGACGCAGACGACTTCGCCGTCCGGGCCGTAGAAGACCGGGATCCGGTGGCCCCACCACAGCTGGCGCGAGATCGTCCAGTCGTGCATGTTGTCGACCCAGTCGAAGTACCGCTTGCCCAGCTCCGGCGGGTGGATCTTGGTGCGGCCGTCGCGGACCGCGTCGCCGGCCAGCTTGGCCAGCTCCTCGACCTTGACCCACCACTGCAGCGACAGCCGCGGCTCGACGACCGTGTCGCAGCGCGAGCAGTGCCCGACGGCGTGCACGTACGGCCGCTTCTCGGCGACGATCCGGCCGAGCTCGCGCAGCGCCGCGACGACCGCGGGCCGCGCCTCGAACCGGTCCAGGCCCTCGAACGGGCCCTTCACCGTGATCTCGGCGCGCTCGTTCATCACCGTGAGCATCGGCAGGTCGTGCCGGCGGCCGATCTCGAAGTCGTTCGGGTCGTGCGCCGGGGTCACCTTGACCGCGCCGGTGCCGAACTCGGGGTCGACGTGCTTGTCGGCCACGATCGGGATGCGGCGGCCGGTGAGCGGCAGCTCGACCGTGGTGCCGACCAGGTGCGCGTAGCGCTCGTCGTCCGGGTGGACGGCGACCGCGGTGTCGCCCAGCATCGTCTCGGCGCGGGTGGTGGCCACCACGATCGCGTCTTCGCCGTCGCCGTAGCGGATCGACACGAGCTCGCCGTCGTCGTCGTTGTGGTCGACCTCGATGTCCGACAGCGCGGTCTGGCAGCGCGGGCACCAGTTGATGATCCGCTCGGCGCGGTAGATCAGGCCCTCGTCGAAGAAGTTCTTGAACACGGTCTGGACGGCCTTCGACAGGTTCTCGTCCATGGTGAAGCGCTCACGCGACCAGTCGACGCCGTCGCCGAGGCGCTTCATCTGGCCGAGGATCCGGCCGCCGTACTCGGCCTTCCACTCCCAGACGCGCTCGACGAACTTC is a window from the Amycolatopsis sp. NBC_00355 genome containing:
- a CDS encoding alpha/beta fold hydrolase gives rise to the protein MPYLHVRGTRLHYEDAGTGPALLLLHGWGTSGRAWQSCLPDLVRDHRVVTLDWRGCGKSDHPLEGNTIDGLAADVAAVIEELGIEGAVIVGSSFGAVFATEVALARPELVGGVVAVDGPAYWPAAAMREKVLDLRERMADDRIGTLAEWVPSWFAPGVSPGVVDWTVRQLADSSVYSDDLFTEVTTYDPRPRLPQLTVPIAYLHGELDTEIPLEVPRSCAAATPGARVHVIAGCGHIPHQENPRAFTAALRAALPVAV
- a CDS encoding valine--tRNA ligase, translating into MTENAPQQTTDLPGAWDPAAEEAPMYDRWVAAGYFTADASSEKPPFSIVLPPPNVTGSLHMGHALNHTLMDAMSRRRRMQGYEVLWLPGMDHAGIATQNVVERQLAGEGLSRHDLGREKFVERVWEWKAEYGGRILGQMKRLGDGVDWSRERFTMDENLSKAVQTVFKNFFDEGLIYRAERIINWCPRCQTALSDIEVDHNDDDGELVSIRYGDGEDAIVVATTRAETMLGDTAVAVHPDDERYAHLVGTTVELPLTGRRIPIVADKHVDPEFGTGAVKVTPAHDPNDFEIGRRHDLPMLTVMNERAEITVKGPFEGLDRFEARPAVVAALRELGRIVAEKRPYVHAVGHCSRCDTVVEPRLSLQWWVKVEELAKLAGDAVRDGRTKIHPPELGKRYFDWVDNMHDWTISRQLWWGHRIPVFYGPDGEVVCVGPDEQPPSGEGWTQDPDVLDTWFSSGLWPMSTLGWPSESEDLAKFYPTSVLSTGYDILFFWVVRMMMFGVQQMDGQQPFDHVYLHGLIRDAQGKKMSKSRGNVIDPLEWMDAYGADATRFTLARGANPGADMALADEWAAGSRNFCTKLWNATKFAMMNGASVAAPLPPAAELTESDRWILGRLGALASEVDGLFEDFQFAKVAGALYQFTWNELCDWYLELAKVQLYQGDDARVSATRAVLGHVLDTVLRLLHPFIPFITEKLWTALTGGESLVIAAWPAPAAGYADAVADAHIADVQKLTTEIRRFRADQGLKPGQKVAARLGGYTGGHEEAIRSLVRLTAPSDEFAASASLEVALADGVVTVELDLSGTVDVEAERKRLQKDLTAAQKELSQTEAKLGNEAFIAKAPAPVIDKIKVRKETAVADIDRITARLAALPAS
- a CDS encoding LysR family transcriptional regulator, producing the protein MNGGTVELRQVRYFLAVAEELHFGRAAERLHIVQPAVSQQVRRLERELGVSLFGRTTRSVSLTEAGQRFLPHARAVLAAADRAADSVAEFRVSATLVRLGTSEGLGDRLDLLLNAFARLAPSAALELVHAPTTQRLQRVRDGSLDATIVRGSWPGSGLDFTPLWTDEVMVALPASHPLASCEVVAFADLASLPARLSPPSRNQPLYDLVLSCCREAGFEPVLGKDFTTAQDTLGTLGYGRPHWTVFYRAHANLLPVPGVAFRPLRDPAPRMPTYLVTRADQRVTPELVALIEAARETESR